The following are from one region of the Colias croceus chromosome 4, ilColCroc2.1 genome:
- the LOC123691155 gene encoding protein-tyrosine sulfotransferase → MGRGARLRLALALLAGAALLWAWRGRGAGRPRSPRDLGLPVEGRDLPLIFIGGVPRSGTTLMRAMLDAHPDVRCGQETRVVPRILQMRQYWMKSQKESMRLEQAGVSKNVIDNAIAAFCLEVIVRHGDYAPRLCNKDPLMLKMGTYALELFPNAKFIFMVRDGRATVHSIITRKVTITGFDLSSYRQCLSKWNRAVEVMHQQCRSLGPARCLLVRYEALVLAPAATMRRVLAFLDVPWDDAVLHHERYINQPGGVALSNVERSSDQVVRPVNLDALDKWVGGLPADVRGEMAELAPMLSVLGYDPWANPPRYAELLRAPEPHDPHAPHEPAAADTRPP, encoded by the exons ATGGGTCGCGGCGCGCGGCTGCGGCTGGCGCTGGCGCTGCTGGCGGGCGCGGCGCTGCTGTGGGCGTGGCGCGGGCGCGGCGCCGGCCGGCCGCGCAGCCCGCGCGACCTGGGGCTGCCCGTGGAGGGCCGCGACTTGCCGCTCATCTTCATCGGCGGCGTGCCGCGCTCGGGCACCACGCTCATGCGCGCCATGCTGGACGCGCACCCCGACGTGCGCTGCGGCCAGGAGACGCGCGTCGTGCCGCGCATCCTACAGATGCGCCAGTACTGGATGAAGTCGCAGAAGGAGAGCATGCGCCTCGAGCAAGCCGGCGTCTCCAAGAACGTCATCGACAACGCGATCGCCGCCTTCTGCCTCGAGGTGATCGTGCGCCACGGTGACTACGCGCCGCGCTTGTGTAACAAGGATCCCCTCATGTTGAAAATGGGCACTTATGCCTTAGAACTGTTTCCCAATgccaaatttatttttatggtgaGGGACGGCCGGGCCACTGTGCATTCTATTATTACGCGAAAA GTGACCATCACCGGGTTCGACCTGTCGAGCTACCGGCAGTGCCTGAGCAAGTGGAACCGCGCCGTGGAGGTGATGCACCAGCAGTGCCGCTCGCTGGGGCCCGCGCGCTGCCTGCTGGTGCGCTACGAGGCGCTGGTGCTGGCGCCGGCCGCCACCATGCGGCGCGTGCTGGCCTTCCTCGACGTGCCGTGGGACGACGCCGTGCTGCACCACGAGCGCTACATCAACCAGCCCGGCGGCGTCGCGCTCTCCAA CGTGGAGCGCTCGTCGGACCAGGTGGTGCGGCCCGTGAACCTGGACGCGCTGGACAAGTGGGTGGGCGGGCTGCCGGCCGACGTGCGCGGCGAGATGGCCGAGCTGGCGCCCATGCTGTCCGTGCTGGGCTACGACCCGTGGGCCAACCCGCCGCGCTACGCCGAGCTGCTGCGCGCGCCCGAACCGCACGACCCGCACGCCCCGCACGAGCCCGCCGCCGCCGACACGCGCCCGCCCTGA